A genomic stretch from Marinobacter fonticola includes:
- the nqrM gene encoding (Na+)-NQR maturation NqrM codes for MGTFLLVLAIVAFLLVGMSIGVIMGRKPISGTCGGIGALGISGACEICGGDRNKCEEENDGVAASSSSAEALSYDAAERKPN; via the coding sequence ATGGGTACGTTTCTTCTAGTACTGGCTATTGTCGCGTTCCTGTTGGTCGGCATGTCCATCGGCGTGATCATGGGCCGCAAGCCTATCAGTGGCACTTGTGGTGGTATCGGGGCCCTGGGTATTAGCGGTGCCTGCGAAATCTGCGGCGGTGACCGTAATAAGTGTGAAGAAGAGAACGACGGTGTTGCCGCCTCATCATCCAGCGCTGAAGCCTTGAGCTACGATGCAGCAGAACGGAAACCTAATTAG
- the sthA gene encoding Si-specific NAD(P)(+) transhydrogenase, translating into MAEHHYDVVVIGAGPSGEGAAMNATKHGKRVAIVEDKPTVGGNCTHWGTIPSKALRHSVKQIITFNTNVMFRDIGEPRWFSFPRVLQNAEKVMGKQVKLRTQFYARNRVDLFNGRAHFLDEHRIEVRGGKSEEILNAKSVVIATGSRPYLPPDVNFRHHRVYNSDSILKLSHTPRTLIIYGAGVIGCEYASIFAGLGVKVDLINPGSRLLTFLDDEISDALSYHLRNNGVLVRHNEQYEAVDGDDHGVILTLQSGKKIRADAFLWCNGRAGNTDKLGLENIGLEPNGRGQLAVDEHYRTSVPHIYAAGDVIGWPSLASAAYDQGRSASSDLMGDEYFRFVSDVPTGIYTIPEISSVGKTERELTEAKVPYEIGQAFFKDLARAQITGEAVGMLKILFHRESREILGIHCFGDQAAEIVHIGQAIMNQEGKANSLNYFINTTFNYPTMAEAYRVAALNGLNRIF; encoded by the coding sequence ATGGCAGAGCATCACTACGACGTCGTCGTTATCGGCGCCGGTCCATCCGGTGAGGGTGCGGCAATGAATGCGACAAAGCACGGCAAGCGCGTCGCTATCGTCGAGGATAAGCCCACCGTTGGCGGTAACTGTACCCACTGGGGCACCATTCCTTCCAAAGCATTGCGTCATTCGGTTAAGCAGATCATAACCTTCAATACCAATGTCATGTTCCGGGATATCGGCGAGCCACGCTGGTTCTCTTTTCCGCGCGTATTGCAGAACGCCGAGAAGGTTATGGGCAAGCAGGTCAAACTGCGTACGCAGTTCTATGCCCGCAACCGGGTCGATCTGTTTAACGGGCGCGCCCATTTTCTCGATGAGCATCGCATCGAAGTGCGGGGCGGCAAGAGCGAAGAAATTCTCAACGCAAAATCCGTGGTAATCGCAACGGGCTCGCGGCCATATCTGCCGCCGGATGTTAATTTCCGGCACCACCGCGTCTATAACAGCGACTCTATCCTCAAATTATCCCACACACCACGGACCCTGATTATCTATGGCGCAGGTGTCATCGGCTGCGAATACGCGTCGATTTTCGCTGGGCTGGGGGTCAAGGTGGACCTGATCAATCCAGGGAGCCGGCTGCTTACTTTCCTCGATGACGAGATCTCGGACGCGCTGAGCTACCATTTACGCAACAATGGCGTTCTGGTGCGGCACAACGAGCAGTACGAGGCCGTCGACGGCGATGATCATGGCGTGATCCTGACCCTCCAGTCCGGCAAGAAAATTCGCGCCGATGCGTTTCTCTGGTGCAACGGCCGGGCCGGTAATACCGATAAGCTGGGCCTGGAAAATATCGGGCTGGAACCCAACGGCCGCGGCCAGCTTGCCGTGGACGAACACTACCGCACGTCGGTTCCGCATATTTATGCGGCAGGGGACGTTATCGGATGGCCGAGTCTGGCTAGTGCCGCCTACGACCAAGGGCGTTCGGCGTCTTCCGACCTGATGGGCGATGAGTATTTCCGGTTCGTATCGGATGTACCCACCGGCATTTATACCATTCCGGAAATCAGTTCGGTGGGTAAGACCGAGCGTGAGCTGACCGAAGCCAAGGTGCCTTATGAAATAGGGCAGGCTTTCTTTAAAGATTTGGCTCGGGCGCAAATCACAGGTGAGGCGGTGGGCATGCTGAAAATCCTGTTCCACCGTGAAAGTCGCGAGATTCTGGGGATTCACTGCTTTGGGGATCAGGCGGCGGAAATCGTCCATATCGGTCAGGCGATTATGAATCAGGAAGGCAAGGCCAACTCACTGAACTACTTTATCAATACGACCTTTAACTACCCGACAATGGCGGAAGCCTACCGGGTCGCGGCGCTAAACGGGTTGAATCGGATATTCTAA
- a CDS encoding 3-deoxy-7-phosphoheptulonate synthase — MLAILHPDTPLDSDAYRDTMSFLENLPGVSVRVHEIQGAHQKLTEVYLLGDTKSLTKEEIEALPAVERAVRISDDYRILGRHRDDQRQTGFSYNGVDFDQHNFNVFAGLCAVDTPEHVDRMMKTLAEHGQTCTRMGAYKPRTNPYSFQGHGEACLPYVFEYAGKYGIRVIAMEITHESHIEEIDTCLEKLGRPTGVMLQVGTRNTQNFELLKAIGRQKEYPVLLKRGFGITLNESLNAAEYLASEGNANVVFCLRGMKTEAGQPHRNMVDFAHVPAVKRLTRMPVCIDPSHSVGSRDRAPDGIPDVMHATAQGVIAGANMVLVDFHPRPEKALVDGPQALTMDELPAFLEDVSLCHELWKKRRTLYRT, encoded by the coding sequence ATGCTAGCCATTCTTCATCCCGATACGCCACTGGACAGCGACGCCTATCGCGACACCATGAGCTTTTTGGAGAACCTGCCCGGCGTTTCGGTGCGGGTTCACGAAATCCAGGGTGCGCACCAAAAGCTGACAGAAGTCTACCTCCTGGGAGATACCAAATCTCTCACCAAAGAGGAAATCGAAGCCTTACCCGCGGTAGAACGGGCCGTCCGGATCTCCGACGATTACCGTATCCTCGGCCGACACAGGGATGACCAGCGCCAAACCGGTTTCAGTTACAACGGTGTGGATTTCGACCAGCACAACTTCAATGTTTTTGCAGGACTCTGCGCGGTGGATACGCCGGAACACGTCGACCGCATGATGAAGACGCTGGCCGAGCACGGGCAAACCTGCACCCGCATGGGCGCCTATAAGCCGCGCACCAATCCGTACTCCTTCCAGGGCCACGGTGAAGCCTGCCTGCCGTATGTGTTCGAATACGCCGGCAAGTACGGCATACGGGTGATTGCCATGGAAATCACCCACGAAAGTCACATCGAGGAAATCGATACTTGCCTGGAAAAGCTGGGGCGTCCGACAGGGGTCATGCTCCAGGTGGGGACACGAAATACGCAGAACTTCGAGCTGCTCAAAGCCATCGGCCGGCAGAAAGAATATCCGGTACTGCTCAAGCGAGGCTTCGGCATTACGTTGAACGAGTCGCTCAACGCAGCGGAATACCTGGCCAGCGAAGGCAATGCCAACGTTGTCTTCTGCCTGCGAGGGATGAAGACCGAGGCCGGCCAGCCCCACCGCAATATGGTGGACTTCGCCCATGTGCCGGCGGTCAAGCGGCTCACCCGGATGCCCGTCTGTATCGACCCCTCCCACTCCGTGGGAAGCCGGGACCGGGCGCCAGATGGCATACCCGACGTGATGCATGCCACGGCTCAAGGCGTGATTGCCGGGGCTAATATGGTGTTGGTGGACTTTCACCCCAGACCGGAAAAGGCTCTGGTCGATGGTCCGCAGGCGCTAACGATGGATGAACTCCCAGCGTTCCTGGAGGATGTGTCGCTCTGCCACGAACTCTGGAAAAAGCGGCGGACGCTATACCGGACCTAA
- a CDS encoding FAD:protein FMN transferase, which yields MIWPALVALLCSAALAGCSFEAEQEVWEISGPVFGTQYHVKVVLTDDEGRLEDLAGGITGTLEDVDEAMSTWREDSELSRFNSHEQQGDWFPVSDPLFEVLAEAQRISQLSDGAFDITVGPVVNLWGFGPEARPDQVPEDDLLATRLANTGYEKLELNASDKAIRSDDPLYLDLSAIGKGYAVDAVARYLKDAGIDAFLVEIGGEVNAKGRKPDGDVWRLAIEKPVSRERTVQRIVALENRAMATSGDYRNYYEADGKRYSHTIDPATGRPIKHRLASVSVIAEDSMTADALATTFNVMGEERGYTFAVQHDIAAYFIFRGENGFESKYTPAFSSYLMD from the coding sequence ATGATTTGGCCCGCCTTGGTGGCGCTGCTTTGCAGCGCGGCCCTGGCGGGCTGTTCGTTTGAGGCTGAGCAGGAAGTCTGGGAGATCAGCGGCCCGGTGTTCGGGACTCAGTATCATGTCAAGGTCGTGTTGACGGACGATGAAGGGCGCCTGGAGGATCTAGCCGGAGGTATTACGGGTACGCTGGAAGACGTTGACGAGGCAATGTCCACTTGGCGAGAGGATTCGGAATTATCCCGCTTCAACAGCCACGAGCAGCAGGGTGACTGGTTTCCGGTATCCGATCCGTTATTCGAGGTGTTGGCTGAAGCTCAACGCATCAGCCAGCTCAGCGACGGCGCTTTCGATATTACGGTTGGACCGGTGGTTAATCTGTGGGGGTTTGGCCCCGAAGCACGCCCGGACCAGGTGCCGGAGGACGACCTGCTGGCCACACGATTGGCGAACACTGGCTATGAAAAGTTGGAGTTGAATGCATCGGATAAGGCGATTCGCTCCGATGACCCGCTCTATCTGGACCTTTCAGCAATTGGAAAAGGGTACGCCGTCGATGCAGTGGCTCGCTATCTGAAGGATGCGGGTATTGACGCGTTTCTTGTGGAAATCGGTGGCGAGGTGAATGCAAAGGGGCGCAAGCCTGACGGCGACGTGTGGCGTTTGGCCATCGAGAAACCGGTCTCCCGTGAGCGCACCGTACAACGCATTGTCGCTCTGGAGAATCGTGCTATGGCGACATCCGGCGACTACCGTAATTATTACGAGGCCGATGGGAAACGGTATTCTCATACCATCGATCCGGCGACCGGGCGACCGATCAAGCATCGCCTGGCTTCAGTCTCGGTCATCGCCGAAGACAGCATGACGGCGGATGCACTCGCGACGACGTTCAATGTCATGGGCGAGGAACGGGGCTACACATTTGCAGTCCAGCATGACATCGCCGCATACTTTATTTTTAGGGGCGAAAATGGGTTTGAAAGCAAGTACACGCCCGCCTTTTCGTCTTATTTGATGGATTAA
- a CDS encoding glycerophosphodiester phosphodiesterase — translation MIIYGHRGAKGEAPENTLPSFRHAYKHGVRHFEMDVLLSADGEPVVIHDTTTERTTGVEGKVGEMTTEALSKLDARQNTARWSEPCGVPSLRQVLDSCPDFVHMQLEVKSDDRQRMNALCNRLAELIQKNHWYDRTALTSSNTWFLREAKRRDHSIRTGLVFDKRFPNPVKSAKRLGCDYLCLNARLCSTAVVEAAHKEGLHVSVWTVNRIQDMLDLEKMGVDSIITDYPTSTLMYFDNRSANCVSRMPKRVEKDPESIAGTT, via the coding sequence ATGATTATCTACGGTCACCGCGGAGCAAAGGGAGAAGCCCCAGAAAACACCCTCCCAAGCTTCAGACACGCCTACAAACACGGTGTGCGCCATTTCGAAATGGATGTTCTCCTGTCCGCCGACGGGGAACCCGTTGTCATTCATGACACCACGACCGAGCGCACAACCGGTGTCGAGGGCAAAGTTGGTGAGATGACGACAGAGGCCCTATCCAAACTCGACGCGCGGCAGAACACCGCTCGCTGGTCCGAGCCGTGCGGCGTGCCCAGCCTTCGTCAAGTCCTGGACAGCTGCCCGGATTTCGTTCACATGCAATTGGAAGTGAAAAGCGACGATCGCCAACGGATGAATGCGCTATGCAACCGGCTGGCCGAACTTATTCAGAAGAACCACTGGTACGACCGCACGGCGCTGACGTCGTCAAACACCTGGTTCCTGCGCGAAGCAAAACGCCGGGACCACAGCATTCGTACCGGGCTGGTGTTCGACAAACGCTTTCCCAATCCGGTGAAGAGTGCCAAACGGCTGGGTTGCGACTATCTCTGCCTGAACGCACGCCTGTGTTCCACCGCCGTCGTCGAAGCAGCGCACAAGGAAGGCTTGCATGTGTCAGTGTGGACGGTAAACCGCATCCAGGACATGCTGGACTTGGAAAAGATGGGCGTCGACAGCATCATTACCGATTATCCCACCAGTACACTGATGTATTTCGACAACCGGTCTGCCAACTGCGTGTCCCGAATGCCCAAGCGGGTGGAGAAAGATCCGGAATCCATTGCGGGAACGACTTGA